One Candidatus Thermoplasmatota archaeon genomic region harbors:
- a CDS encoding DUF1614 domain-containing protein has product MLLQIGQYLFFILLPILAIYLGYLIITKAFNDMGFSTGEAVIIVFVCFILGYGIIDSYVGIPFQNIYLFTYSNWNVGINTGGAIIPLIVSIYLTIKNKLDKKRLGICILLVALTTYLVTTPDPEKGIISVFPYWCIPIVIASILSSIFYRKERRRAPVVAYVSGTLGVLIGADIFHLYSLLNSGPSTVRTAVIGGASVFDMIFITGISAVIIDGILIRQEKHKKQ; this is encoded by the coding sequence ATGTTGCTCCAGATTGGTCAATATCTTTTTTTTATTCTCTTGCCGATTCTTGCGATTTATCTTGGGTATTTGATCATTACAAAAGCATTCAACGATATGGGGTTTTCTACAGGGGAAGCGGTTATTATCGTCTTTGTCTGCTTTATTCTCGGCTATGGCATTATCGATAGCTACGTTGGTATCCCTTTCCAAAACATATATCTGTTTACGTATAGCAATTGGAACGTTGGTATTAACACTGGAGGTGCAATCATTCCGCTCATCGTGAGTATCTATCTGACGATAAAAAATAAACTTGATAAGAAACGATTAGGTATATGTATACTCCTCGTAGCACTCACAACCTATCTAGTAACTACCCCTGATCCTGAAAAAGGGATTATATCTGTGTTTCCGTATTGGTGCATACCGATTGTCATTGCAAGTATCCTCTCAAGTATTTTCTATCGAAAAGAGAGAAGAAGAGCGCCAGTTGTCGCCTATGTTTCAGGGACACTCGGAGTACTCATCGGCGCTGATATTTTTCATCTCTACTCACTGCTCAACAGTGGGCCGTCAACAGTTCGTACAGCTGTGATCGGTGGAGCAAGTGTTTTTGACATGATTTTTATCACAGGAATTAGTGCAGTGATTATTGATGGGATTCTTATCCGGCAAGAAAAACATAAAAAACAATAA
- a CDS encoding Zn-ribbon domain-containing OB-fold protein, whose translation MQVARFWRQIPQRYNLIGNTCGSCNRIYFPPRESCPLCRRKSMGKMKQIKLSGKGEVVTYSIIHVGPEDFEEQIPYVIAIVKLVEGPQITGQIVDCEVSEVKIGMKVEATFRRIQEDGYTGAIYYGYKFRKIDK comes from the coding sequence ATGCAAGTAGCGCGGTTTTGGCGGCAGATTCCCCAGCGGTATAACCTCATTGGAAACACGTGTGGGTCGTGTAATCGGATCTATTTTCCCCCGCGTGAGTCCTGTCCACTCTGCCGTCGGAAAAGTATGGGTAAAATGAAGCAAATAAAACTCAGTGGAAAAGGAGAAGTAGTAACCTATTCTATTATTCATGTTGGTCCTGAGGATTTTGAAGAACAAATCCCGTACGTCATTGCAATTGTGAAGCTTGTTGAAGGTCCTCAGATCACTGGTCAGATTGTTGACTGTGAGGTTTCTGAGGTAAAAATCGGAATGAAAGTAGAAGCAACATTCCGACGGATTCAAGAAGATGGATATACTGGTGCTATTTACTACGGCTATAAATTCAGAAAAATCGATAAATAA